From one Deltaproteobacteria bacterium genomic stretch:
- a CDS encoding efflux RND transporter periplasmic adaptor subunit, whose protein sequence is MKKIVIGIVLAAVVAFAGTMYFKKDNGVAPYRTAKVEKGEIVDAIAATGNINAVTTVSVGSQVSGTIQQIFVDFNSHVRKGQVIALIDPRLLDASLVQARGNVANMKAALERAQVGVIDTDRTNRRNRELVKDGFVAQSDVDSSQTAWEQALAQKRSAEAALQQAEGGLRVAQTNLEYATIRSPVDGIVISRNVDVGQTVAASFQTPTLFSIAQDLTKMQVDTNVDESDIGRAALGQTVTFTVDAWPEKTFTGEVTQVRNSPIVTQNVVTYNVVVRVDNRELLLKPGMTANVSIEVKKFRDVLKIPNA, encoded by the coding sequence ATGAAAAAAATCGTGATCGGGATCGTCCTGGCGGCCGTCGTCGCTTTCGCCGGAACCATGTACTTCAAGAAGGACAACGGCGTTGCCCCCTATCGGACCGCGAAGGTGGAAAAGGGAGAGATCGTCGACGCCATCGCCGCCACGGGGAACATCAACGCCGTCACCACCGTATCGGTGGGAAGCCAGGTCTCCGGGACGATCCAACAGATCTTCGTCGACTTCAACTCCCACGTGCGCAAGGGGCAGGTGATCGCCCTGATCGACCCCCGGCTGCTCGATGCATCGCTCGTCCAGGCGCGCGGCAACGTCGCCAACATGAAGGCGGCCCTCGAACGGGCGCAGGTCGGCGTGATCGACACGGATAGGACGAACCGCCGGAACCGGGAGCTCGTCAAGGACGGCTTCGTCGCGCAGTCGGACGTCGACTCCTCGCAGACCGCCTGGGAGCAGGCGCTGGCGCAGAAGAGGAGCGCCGAAGCGGCCTTGCAGCAGGCGGAGGGCGGGTTGCGTGTAGCGCAGACGAACCTCGAATACGCCACGATCCGCTCGCCGGTCGACGGGATCGTCATCTCGCGCAACGTCGACGTGGGGCAGACGGTGGCCGCCTCCTTCCAGACGCCGACCCTGTTCTCGATCGCGCAGGACCTGACGAAGATGCAGGTCGACACGAACGTCGACGAATCGGACATCGGCCGGGCCGCCCTCGGACAGACCGTGACGTTCACGGTGGACGCGTGGCCCGAAAAGACGTTCACGGGGGAGGTGACACAGGTCCGCAACTCCCCCATCGTGACGCAGAATGTGGTCACGTACAACGTGGTCGTCCGGGTCGACAACCGGGAGCTGCTCCTCAAGCCCGGGATGACGGCGAACGTTTCGATCGAGGTGAAGAAATTCAGGGACGTCCTCAAGATCCCCAACGCCG